In one Lysobacter alkalisoli genomic region, the following are encoded:
- a CDS encoding metal-dependent hydrolase, producing MDSLTQIVLGAAVAAAIAPPQHRRAALLAGAALGTLPDLDVLPVNLLTDDPVLRMTWHRSFSHSLLVLPLVAWMIWEWCRRRGGRVAESPRRWFWAIQLALCTHPLLDAFTVYGTQLLWPLPFKPVMWSSVFIIDPLYTVWLLLACMIAWFLRERLAAQRMLLVGLSLSSLYLLASLGAKSMVEREAERSLAAVGLEDAPRFSVPMPFNILLWRVVAMTPSGFVEGERSLVVDRGAMTFREYPSDRHAMATVSDYSAVRRLAWFNHGFMKAEQRDGMLVLSDLRMGAEPDYSFRFVVAERDGERWREIPSRQKQWPWEASRRLGGMWQRIWHAPVDEAAPAAAAATGVAGETERRGSGPAGARSRTADQ from the coding sequence ATGGATTCCCTCACCCAGATCGTCCTCGGCGCTGCCGTCGCCGCGGCCATCGCACCGCCGCAGCATCGTCGCGCGGCCCTGCTGGCCGGCGCTGCGCTCGGCACCCTGCCGGACCTGGACGTGCTGCCGGTCAACCTGCTCACCGACGACCCGGTGCTGCGGATGACCTGGCACCGCAGCTTCAGTCATTCACTGCTGGTGCTGCCGCTGGTCGCCTGGATGATCTGGGAATGGTGCCGGCGGCGTGGCGGGCGGGTGGCCGAGTCGCCGCGGCGCTGGTTCTGGGCGATCCAGCTGGCCTTGTGCACGCATCCGCTGCTCGATGCATTCACCGTCTACGGCACCCAGTTGCTGTGGCCGCTGCCGTTCAAGCCGGTGATGTGGTCGAGCGTGTTCATCATCGACCCGCTGTATACGGTCTGGCTGCTGCTGGCTTGCATGATCGCGTGGTTCCTGCGCGAACGGCTGGCGGCGCAACGGATGCTGCTGGTCGGGTTGTCGCTGAGTTCGCTGTACCTGCTGGCCTCGCTGGGTGCCAAATCGATGGTCGAGCGCGAGGCGGAGCGTTCGCTTGCGGCGGTGGGACTGGAGGACGCGCCGCGGTTCTCGGTGCCGATGCCGTTCAACATCCTGCTGTGGCGGGTAGTGGCGATGACGCCATCGGGCTTCGTCGAGGGCGAGCGTTCGCTGGTCGTCGACCGCGGAGCGATGACGTTTCGCGAGTATCCCTCCGACCGGCACGCCATGGCGACGGTATCGGACTACTCCGCTGTGCGCCGGCTGGCCTGGTTCAACCACGGCTTCATGAAGGCCGAGCAGCGCGACGGGATGCTGGTGCTCAGCGACCTGCGGATGGGAGCGGAACCCGATTACAGCTTCCGTTTCGTGGTGGCCGAGCGCGACGGCGAACGCTGGCGCGAGATTCCGTCGCGGCAGAAGCAGTGGCCGTGGGAGGCGAGTCGCAGGCTGGGGGGCATGTGGCAGCGGATCTGGCACGCGCCGGTCGATGAGGCTGCTCCGGCGGCCGCCGCGGCCACCGGAGTGGCTGGTGAGACGGAGAGAAGAGGAAGCGGGCCGGCCGGTGCCCGATCGCGCACGGCCGATCAGTAG
- a CDS encoding ABC transporter permease gives MVDAFNRRLVQREVALQTGPGNVRGVPVAVQGTVLFNAARSYERFLLGLFFPALLLLAAAMAMVSAFGREFRDTTASDWLHSADGRMSVAVIGKLLPYIALFMLYGMAGILWICARSGAPAGSLLMLAAGQAALYAAYGAVALLLVGATRDMGTSLSVMGLYAGTAMAFSAGTFPMLEAPLFARVWSTLLPFSHYVKLQAQQLDMGSAWTVSLWPLAMLLLFVVIAGGLGLKMVMRALPAHAGGKSS, from the coding sequence GTGGTCGATGCGTTCAACCGTCGTCTGGTGCAGCGCGAGGTGGCGCTGCAGACGGGTCCTGGAAACGTACGCGGCGTGCCGGTCGCGGTGCAGGGTACGGTCCTGTTCAACGCTGCACGCAGCTACGAGCGATTCCTGCTCGGGCTGTTCTTCCCCGCGCTGCTGCTGCTGGCTGCGGCGATGGCGATGGTCAGCGCGTTCGGACGTGAGTTCCGCGACACAACCGCCAGCGACTGGCTCCACAGCGCCGATGGCCGCATGTCGGTGGCGGTGATCGGCAAACTGCTCCCGTACATCGCGTTGTTCATGCTCTATGGCATGGCCGGCATCCTGTGGATCTGTGCCCGCAGTGGTGCACCCGCGGGCAGTCTGCTGATGCTGGCGGCCGGGCAGGCGGCGCTCTACGCGGCCTATGGCGCGGTCGCGCTGCTGCTGGTCGGCGCGACACGCGACATGGGTACCTCGTTATCGGTGATGGGGCTGTACGCAGGCACCGCAATGGCGTTCAGTGCGGGCACCTTCCCGATGCTCGAAGCGCCGCTGTTCGCTCGCGTGTGGAGCACGCTGCTTCCCTTCAGCCACTACGTGAAGCTGCAGGCGCAGCAACTGGACATGGGGTCGGCGTGGACGGTGTCGCTGTGGCCGTTGGCGATGCTGCTGCTGTTCGTGGTGATCGCGGGCGGGCTGGGCCTGAAGATGGTGATGCGCGCGTTGCCCGCACATGCCGGAGGAAAGTCCTCGTGA
- a CDS encoding HlyD family secretion protein, translating into MNDDLQRDASTPVAAGPGARARRWWPLLVVMVLGFGIWLAFRAPPDRVQAMADADSVKVAAKITARVARLLVREGDRVEAGQVLFELDSPEVAAKLEQAEAMLAAARAQAEKAEEGARSEEIRAAEANWKRAAAGRDFAHATWRRLENLHAEGVVSRQRRDEALAQARSAEEQQAAARAQYDQALAGARSQDRDAAQAQVRQAEAAVAEVQAARAEVAGHAPVAGEIGTRLVDVGELVPAGYPVFTLVDLDAMWVAMYLREDQFGGASVGKRINGHIPALEREDVEFEIYYIAPAGDFATWRATRQSSGYDVKSFEVRARPVERIEGFRPGMSVLFRWPQR; encoded by the coding sequence ATGAACGACGACCTGCAAAGGGATGCTTCAACGCCAGTGGCGGCAGGGCCCGGTGCAAGGGCGCGGCGATGGTGGCCGCTGCTGGTGGTGATGGTGCTCGGGTTCGGGATCTGGCTCGCATTCCGCGCGCCTCCGGACCGGGTCCAGGCGATGGCCGATGCCGACAGCGTGAAGGTTGCGGCCAAGATCACCGCCCGGGTGGCGCGCCTGCTGGTGCGGGAGGGCGACCGTGTCGAAGCGGGGCAGGTGCTGTTCGAACTGGACAGCCCGGAGGTCGCAGCCAAACTCGAACAGGCCGAGGCGATGTTGGCTGCGGCGCGCGCGCAGGCGGAAAAGGCGGAAGAGGGCGCGCGCAGCGAGGAGATCCGGGCCGCCGAAGCGAACTGGAAACGCGCGGCGGCCGGGCGCGATTTCGCTCACGCCACCTGGCGTCGTCTCGAGAATCTGCATGCCGAGGGCGTGGTCAGCCGGCAACGTCGTGACGAGGCGCTGGCGCAGGCGCGCAGTGCCGAGGAACAACAGGCGGCTGCGCGGGCGCAATACGACCAGGCCCTGGCGGGCGCGCGCAGCCAGGATCGCGATGCCGCGCAGGCACAGGTCAGGCAGGCAGAGGCGGCGGTGGCGGAAGTACAGGCGGCGCGCGCTGAAGTGGCCGGGCATGCGCCGGTTGCAGGCGAGATCGGCACACGACTGGTCGACGTGGGCGAACTGGTGCCGGCGGGCTACCCCGTGTTCACCCTGGTCGACCTCGATGCGATGTGGGTGGCCATGTACCTGCGCGAGGATCAGTTTGGCGGCGCGTCGGTCGGCAAGCGCATCAACGGCCACATCCCCGCGCTCGAGCGCGAGGACGTCGAGTTCGAGATCTACTACATCGCCCCGGCCGGCGATTTCGCCACCTGGCGCGCGACCCGGCAGTCGTCCGGCTACGACGTGAAGAGCTTCGAGGTCAGGGCCCGGCCGGTCGAGCGGATCGAGGGGTTCCGGCCCGGCATGAGCGTGCTGTTCCGGTGGCCGCAGCGCTGA
- a CDS encoding TolC family protein: MGGGGRRAWVACWVSLLIAPSLIAASATQAQPQPGHVPLDFEQAQRRLLEVSDAMAAAEAGVRGKAAELEASRRLRLPEIGIDVRRIQFEKTLELPLGSLAPVAEDYGIQSPLTFEFRDWRTRPSLTAILPLYTGGRIPAARNAAAAALRQSAAERELESQSLMVQLVQAYFGQQLAELAVDVRRDVRDGLERHLADARALEREGIATRAQRLQATVARDRAERDYQAAMGDLASARATLALLLRAGGDVEPTSGLFVHDAPVETLDALIASAATSHPQRLRLQALSEQASESVRVHRAELKPQVFAFGQYDLRHGDALLTDPDWVIGLGLKYTFLSGGGRMQRLAAAHAQHDRAEAGLREAGNRIEIGMTRAWNAMETARRQFGLLDSAIAEAEENLRLQELSFREGMATSLDVVDARLALGAVRVERAQAAYAYDVALAQLLEAGGQAHRFLEYSHTADKVLVP, from the coding sequence ATCGGAGGCGGGGGACGGCGGGCCTGGGTCGCATGTTGGGTTTCGCTTCTGATTGCCCCGTCTCTGATCGCCGCCAGCGCCACACAGGCACAACCGCAGCCCGGACACGTGCCGCTGGATTTCGAGCAGGCACAGCGGCGCCTGTTGGAGGTGTCCGACGCGATGGCGGCGGCGGAAGCCGGAGTGCGCGGCAAGGCGGCCGAACTGGAGGCGAGCCGGCGCTTGCGGCTGCCCGAGATCGGTATCGACGTCCGTCGCATCCAGTTCGAGAAGACCCTGGAGCTTCCGCTGGGATCGCTGGCGCCCGTGGCCGAGGACTACGGGATCCAGTCGCCATTGACGTTCGAGTTTCGCGACTGGCGCACGCGCCCCTCGCTGACCGCGATCCTGCCGCTGTATACCGGCGGACGCATCCCGGCCGCCCGCAATGCCGCCGCCGCGGCCCTGCGCCAGAGCGCTGCGGAGCGTGAGCTGGAATCGCAGTCGTTGATGGTGCAACTGGTGCAAGCGTACTTCGGCCAGCAGCTGGCCGAGCTTGCCGTGGACGTGCGCCGCGACGTCCGCGATGGACTGGAGCGCCACTTGGCCGATGCGCGCGCGCTTGAGCGGGAAGGTATCGCGACCCGTGCGCAACGGTTGCAGGCAACGGTGGCCCGGGATCGAGCCGAGCGCGACTACCAGGCCGCGATGGGTGATCTTGCAAGCGCCCGCGCCACGCTGGCCCTGCTGTTGCGGGCCGGCGGCGATGTCGAGCCGACCTCGGGGCTGTTCGTCCACGATGCTCCGGTCGAGACGCTGGATGCACTCATCGCCTCAGCGGCTACCAGTCACCCGCAGCGCCTGCGGCTGCAGGCGCTGTCCGAACAGGCGAGCGAGTCGGTGCGCGTGCATCGCGCGGAACTCAAGCCGCAGGTGTTCGCGTTCGGCCAGTACGACCTGCGGCATGGTGATGCACTGTTGACCGACCCCGACTGGGTGATCGGACTGGGGCTGAAGTACACCTTCCTTTCGGGAGGCGGGCGGATGCAGCGGCTTGCCGCGGCGCACGCGCAGCACGATCGTGCCGAGGCCGGGCTGCGCGAAGCCGGCAACCGGATCGAGATCGGCATGACCCGTGCCTGGAACGCGATGGAGACCGCACGCCGGCAGTTCGGACTGCTGGACAGTGCGATCGCCGAGGCGGAGGAGAATCTGCGCCTGCAGGAACTGTCGTTCCGCGAGGGCATGGCGACCTCGCTCGATGTGGTCGATGCCCGGCTGGCGTTGGGGGCGGTGCGGGTCGAGCGGGCGCAGGCGGCGTATGCGTACGACGTCGCGCTCGCGCAGCTGCTGGAGGCCGGCGGCCAGGCGCACCGCTTCCTCGAATATTCCCATACCGCGGACAAGGTGCTGGTGCCATGA
- the dusB gene encoding tRNA dihydrouridine synthase DusB, which yields MPANAFHIGPHRIAPRVILAPMAGVTDKPFRVLCKRLGAGLCVSEMTTSDPRFWNTAKSRHRMDHDGEPDPISVQIAGTVPEVMAEAARHNVAHGAQIIDINMGCPAKKVCNAWAGSALMRDEALVARILSAVVDAAEVPVTLKIRTGWAADRRNAGTIARIAEDSGITALAIHGRTRDQQYTGVAEYDTIAEVKASLSIPVFANGDIDSPQKAAQVLAHTGCDAVLVGRAAQGRPWIFREIAHHLATGGFLPPPTLEEVRDILLGHLRDLHAFYGEQSGVRIARKHLGWYAKDRPENTSFRAVVNRAESAEAQLRLTRDYFDALVAGVAPELPVAA from the coding sequence ATGCCGGCCAATGCCTTCCACATCGGTCCCCATCGCATCGCGCCGCGGGTGATCCTCGCGCCGATGGCCGGGGTGACCGACAAACCGTTCCGGGTGCTTTGCAAGCGCCTGGGCGCGGGGCTGTGCGTGTCGGAGATGACCACCTCGGACCCGCGTTTCTGGAATACCGCCAAGTCGCGCCACCGCATGGACCATGATGGCGAGCCCGACCCGATCAGCGTGCAGATCGCCGGCACCGTACCGGAGGTGATGGCCGAGGCCGCGCGCCACAACGTCGCCCACGGCGCGCAGATCATCGACATCAACATGGGTTGCCCGGCCAAGAAGGTCTGCAATGCCTGGGCCGGCTCGGCACTGATGCGCGACGAGGCGCTGGTCGCGCGCATCCTCTCCGCAGTGGTGGATGCCGCCGAAGTACCGGTGACGCTGAAGATCCGCACCGGCTGGGCCGCCGACCGGCGCAATGCAGGAACCATCGCCCGCATCGCCGAGGACAGCGGCATCACCGCGCTCGCCATCCACGGCCGCACCCGCGACCAGCAGTACACCGGCGTGGCCGAGTACGACACCATTGCCGAGGTCAAGGCGTCACTGTCGATCCCGGTATTCGCCAACGGCGACATCGACTCGCCGCAGAAGGCCGCACAAGTGCTCGCCCACACCGGCTGCGACGCAGTACTGGTCGGCCGCGCCGCCCAGGGCCGGCCATGGATCTTCCGCGAGATCGCGCATCATCTCGCCACCGGCGGCTTTCTTCCGCCGCCGACGCTGGAGGAAGTGCGCGACATCCTGCTCGGTCACCTGCGCGACCTGCACGCGTTCTACGGCGAGCAGTCCGGCGTGCGCATCGCCCGCAAGCACCTGGGCTGGTACGCCAAGGATCGTCCCGAGAACACCTCTTTCCGCGCCGTGGTCAACCGCGCCGAGAGCGCCGAGGCGCAGTTGCGCCTGACCCGCGACTACTTCGATGCGCTGGTCGCGGGAGTGGCACCGGAGTTGCCGGTCGCAGCGTGA
- a CDS encoding class I SAM-dependent methyltransferase yields the protein MSDADTTCDFPYLHGFSPTEQARLVKQARLAESTIFHNIDYGSARRLLEVGSGVGAQTEILLRRFPELHITCVDLNESQLAAAGDNLGRMPWLQGRYELHHANATELPFEPRSFDAAFLCWVLEHVPAPARVLNEVRRVLAPGSTVYITEVMNSSFLLDPYSPNTWRYWMAFNDFQYDSGGDPFVGAKLGNLLLAGGFRDVATEVKTFYFDNREPARRKTMIAFWEELLLSAAEQLIAAGKVTPDVVEGMRQEMHQVQNDPNAVFFYAFVQARATVY from the coding sequence ATGAGCGACGCCGACACCACCTGCGACTTCCCTTACCTGCACGGCTTCTCGCCCACCGAACAGGCACGCCTGGTCAAACAGGCGCGGCTGGCCGAATCCACGATCTTCCACAACATCGACTACGGCAGCGCCCGGCGCCTGCTCGAGGTCGGCAGTGGCGTCGGCGCGCAGACCGAAATCCTGCTGCGCCGCTTTCCCGAACTGCACATCACCTGCGTCGACCTCAACGAGAGCCAGCTTGCCGCCGCCGGCGACAACCTCGGCCGGATGCCCTGGCTGCAGGGCCGCTACGAACTGCACCACGCCAACGCCACCGAACTGCCATTCGAACCGCGCAGCTTCGATGCCGCCTTCCTGTGCTGGGTGCTCGAACACGTGCCCGCACCGGCGCGTGTCCTCAACGAAGTCCGCCGGGTGCTGGCGCCCGGCTCGACCGTCTACATCACCGAGGTGATGAACTCCTCGTTCCTGCTCGACCCGTACTCACCCAACACCTGGCGCTACTGGATGGCCTTCAACGACTTCCAGTACGACAGCGGCGGCGATCCGTTCGTCGGCGCCAAGCTCGGCAACCTGCTGCTGGCCGGCGGCTTCCGCGACGTCGCCACCGAGGTCAAGACCTTTTACTTCGACAACCGCGAACCGGCCCGGCGCAAGACCATGATCGCGTTCTGGGAAGAACTGCTGCTGTCTGCCGCCGAACAGCTGATCGCCGCCGGCAAGGTCACCCCCGACGTGGTCGAGGGCATGCGCCAGGAAATGCACCAGGTGCAGAACGACCCCAACGCGGTGTTCTTCTACGCCTTCGTACAGGCGCGCGCGACGGTCTACTGA
- a CDS encoding ABC transporter permease, whose translation MRTFWHALRATLRAVFADRYARNTMIGAVVLYSFLYPAAYRHEVASRLPVAIVDQDRSPMSRDLLRTIDAVRAVKVAAATESVDAAAALVRQGRVEGIVVIPAGFERDILRGGQGQVALYGNGAFLGRASTVLNGVGDAVRGFAMDAARVQARFAGAPTQVPLQLVQRPLFNTREGYGSSIVPGVAELIVHQTLLVGIGVLAGGMRRRRGRRLSWRPVELAGIATAFLLIGAFGLLYYSGLAFWIQDYPRGGNLAGLLVAGGLFLAATVLFGLWLGSFFSTRERAFQYVVATSLVLFMLAHLSWPVTSSPDALRWLAALLPSTPGINAMVRLNQMGASLGEVAPQLWNLAALVVLYGLSALWRYRARDRAGGFRY comes from the coding sequence GTGAGGACGTTCTGGCACGCTCTGCGTGCGACCCTGCGGGCGGTTTTCGCCGACCGCTATGCACGCAACACGATGATCGGCGCGGTGGTGCTGTATTCGTTCCTGTATCCGGCCGCATACCGGCATGAAGTGGCAAGCCGATTGCCCGTGGCCATCGTCGATCAGGATCGCAGTCCGATGAGCCGCGACCTGCTGCGCACGATCGATGCGGTGCGCGCGGTGAAGGTGGCGGCGGCAACGGAGTCGGTCGATGCGGCCGCGGCACTGGTCCGGCAGGGCAGGGTGGAAGGCATCGTCGTGATCCCGGCCGGTTTCGAGCGCGACATCCTGCGCGGCGGGCAGGGGCAGGTGGCACTGTATGGCAACGGTGCCTTCCTCGGGCGCGCGAGTACCGTGCTCAATGGCGTTGGCGATGCGGTACGCGGGTTCGCGATGGATGCGGCACGGGTTCAGGCGCGGTTCGCCGGTGCGCCGACGCAGGTGCCGCTGCAACTGGTGCAACGACCGCTGTTCAATACCCGCGAGGGGTACGGCAGCAGCATCGTGCCGGGCGTGGCGGAACTGATCGTGCATCAGACCTTGCTGGTCGGAATCGGCGTGCTTGCCGGCGGGATGCGCCGCAGGCGCGGACGGCGACTGTCGTGGCGGCCGGTCGAGTTGGCCGGTATCGCGACCGCCTTCCTGCTGATCGGCGCCTTCGGCCTGCTGTACTACAGCGGCCTCGCCTTTTGGATTCAGGATTATCCGCGCGGCGGCAACCTGGCGGGACTGCTGGTCGCGGGCGGGTTGTTCCTCGCCGCCACGGTCCTGTTCGGCCTGTGGCTGGGCAGCTTCTTCAGTACCCGCGAGCGGGCGTTCCAGTACGTGGTGGCGACCTCGCTGGTGCTGTTCATGCTCGCCCACCTGTCGTGGCCGGTGACCTCGTCGCCGGATGCGCTGCGATGGCTGGCGGCCCTGTTGCCAAGCACGCCGGGAATCAACGCCATGGTGAGGCTGAACCAGATGGGCGCTTCGCTTGGCGAGGTGGCGCCGCAACTGTGGAACCTGGCGGCGCTGGTCGTGCTGTACGGGCTGTCGGCGCTCTGGCGCTATCGCGCCAGGGATCGAGCAGGGGGATTTCGTTACTGA
- a CDS encoding serine/threonine-protein kinase produces MTGSTQPPCGPGPARPSRWWRNSAIARGIFDRSRPDAGKTSPALRTLRPETAPPSRPGPDLDDPTQCDLGDYRLVSMIGRGGMGMVYKARQLSLQRDVAIKLLDTGIWASPELIAGLYREARHAARLQHPNIVAVYGIGESRGQAWFAMQYIEGCTLAEQIDRDGPLPPADAARMILTVAEAVHYAHRLDILHLDLKPGNLLIDADGQPHITDFGLARRVDNTDGVENDCISGTPGYMAPEQVQIGPRLSRTTDVWGLGAILYESLTGRPPFEGDDTKEIIRNVAQAAVRRPRGQRPLPPDLEAIVMRCLRRRPDQRYRTARALAHDLSRFLEGHPVSARPLNVIQRVMQWALREKWLASATGVAIAAMLAGIVATSIQWRRAEEQATLASEVNSFLNEDVLASIDPYIEPGTEPARITVMAMLENAEARLDGQRVHSPAARAQIGLTLGRAYFGLGLWGTARTRLEKALSDARLSLGNEADLTLDIEQQLARTATFDSQYTRAEELYRHLLEARRKHSGWNSPITLQARRDHVQLLYETGMIDLALTELESARLAAVTHAPDQVAAIDWKLSDLYTEINRWEHAETLARRALAASRDELGPYHLQYLWESVSLADILLLRGKWDEAETRFRTIHDDLTRIVGPRHPMTLTMAHYLGQISLERGDSDSALTQLRHVLHERIEVHGEAHKWTHYTMNRLGQALVASQRPDEAIELLEHTLRLASDAGHRNQAHVLLVQDNLASAHIMKGELDRAETHLEEALSNASRTLPANNFRRAMLERTMGSLREKQSRPEQAEVHYRYAADVFSEGFGEDHPWVVDLRTRLH; encoded by the coding sequence ATGACCGGGTCGACGCAACCACCCTGCGGCCCCGGTCCGGCACGACCGTCACGCTGGTGGCGCAACTCCGCGATCGCGCGTGGCATCTTCGACCGCTCAAGGCCGGATGCCGGCAAGACGTCACCGGCACTGCGCACGCTGCGGCCGGAAACCGCGCCGCCTTCGCGTCCCGGTCCAGATCTCGACGACCCGACACAATGCGATCTCGGCGACTACCGGCTGGTGTCGATGATCGGCCGTGGCGGCATGGGCATGGTCTACAAGGCGCGCCAGCTGTCGCTGCAACGCGACGTCGCGATCAAGCTGCTCGACACTGGCATCTGGGCATCACCGGAGCTGATCGCCGGCCTGTACCGTGAAGCCCGCCATGCCGCCCGCCTGCAACACCCGAACATCGTCGCCGTGTATGGCATCGGTGAAAGCCGCGGCCAGGCCTGGTTCGCGATGCAGTACATCGAGGGCTGCACGCTTGCGGAGCAGATCGATCGCGATGGCCCGTTGCCGCCGGCCGATGCGGCACGGATGATCCTGACGGTCGCGGAAGCGGTCCACTACGCGCACCGGCTCGACATCCTGCACCTGGACCTCAAACCGGGAAACCTGCTGATCGATGCCGATGGTCAACCGCACATCACCGACTTCGGCCTCGCCCGTCGCGTAGACAACACCGATGGCGTCGAGAACGACTGTATTTCCGGCACGCCTGGCTACATGGCTCCGGAGCAGGTACAGATCGGACCGCGCCTGAGCCGGACCACCGATGTCTGGGGGCTGGGCGCGATCCTGTACGAGTCGCTGACCGGCAGGCCGCCATTCGAGGGCGACGATACCAAGGAGATCATCCGCAACGTTGCCCAGGCTGCCGTCCGCCGGCCGCGCGGACAGCGCCCGCTGCCGCCCGACCTGGAAGCCATCGTGATGCGCTGCCTGCGCCGCAGGCCGGATCAGCGCTATCGCACCGCTCGGGCCCTGGCCCACGATCTTTCACGGTTCCTCGAAGGCCACCCGGTCAGTGCACGCCCGCTCAATGTCATCCAGCGTGTGATGCAATGGGCCCTGCGCGAGAAGTGGCTGGCATCGGCAACCGGAGTCGCGATCGCCGCGATGCTGGCCGGGATCGTGGCGACATCGATCCAATGGCGACGGGCCGAGGAACAAGCCACCCTTGCCAGTGAAGTCAATTCATTCCTCAACGAAGACGTGCTGGCATCGATCGATCCTTACATCGAACCGGGCACCGAGCCCGCCAGAATCACCGTCATGGCCATGCTTGAAAACGCCGAAGCCCGGCTCGATGGCCAGCGAGTACACAGCCCTGCCGCACGCGCACAGATCGGCTTGACGCTCGGTCGCGCCTACTTCGGGCTCGGACTGTGGGGCACGGCGCGCACGCGACTGGAAAAGGCGCTGTCCGACGCCCGCTTGTCACTGGGGAACGAGGCAGACCTGACGCTCGATATCGAGCAGCAACTCGCGCGCACGGCCACCTTCGACAGCCAGTACACGCGGGCGGAAGAACTTTATCGCCATCTCCTCGAAGCGCGGCGGAAGCATTCCGGCTGGAACAGCCCGATCACCCTTCAGGCCAGACGAGACCATGTCCAGCTGCTTTACGAGACCGGGATGATCGATCTTGCCCTGACCGAACTCGAGTCCGCGCGCCTCGCTGCCGTCACCCATGCGCCCGATCAGGTGGCGGCCATCGACTGGAAGCTGTCCGACCTGTACACAGAAATCAACCGCTGGGAACATGCCGAAACGCTGGCGCGCCGCGCACTGGCTGCGTCCCGTGACGAACTCGGCCCCTACCATCTGCAATATCTGTGGGAGAGCGTGTCGCTGGCCGACATCCTGCTTCTGCGCGGGAAATGGGACGAGGCCGAAACCCGGTTCCGCACGATCCATGACGACCTGACGCGCATCGTCGGTCCCCGGCACCCGATGACGTTGACGATGGCGCATTACCTCGGGCAGATCAGCCTCGAGCGGGGTGACAGCGATTCCGCCCTGACGCAACTCCGGCATGTCCTGCATGAGCGCATCGAAGTCCACGGAGAGGCGCATAAATGGACGCATTACACGATGAACCGGCTCGGCCAGGCGCTGGTGGCCTCACAGCGTCCCGACGAGGCCATCGAACTGCTCGAACACACCCTCCGGCTCGCAAGCGATGCCGGACATCGCAACCAGGCTCACGTGCTGCTTGTGCAGGACAACCTGGCCAGCGCGCACATCATGAAAGGAGAGCTCGACCGGGCCGAAACCCATCTCGAAGAGGCTCTCTCGAATGCATCCAGGACTCTGCCAGCCAACAACTTCAGAAGAGCGATGCTGGAACGCACCATGGGAAGCCTGCGCGAGAAGCAGTCGCGCCCCGAGCAGGCAGAAGTGCATTACCGGTACGCCGCAGATGTGTTTTCCGAGGGGTTTGGCGAGGACCACCCATGGGTGGTCGACCTTCGGACACGGCTACACTGA
- a CDS encoding RNA polymerase sigma factor: MSRFATTHWSIIVHGHDQPGQSQEALVAICETYRRPVLSYLRSRGHDTSDAEDLTQEFFTRLIEQRWDRRADPGRGRFRSFLLTALNRFLSNEHAARAAACRGGDLRQVELDDNLGDPYPGRSPEQAFNHAWALTVLRNAGHALERECRGPDKAALYEAINGFLVEKPTAADYQIVARRLGMKPNTVAVHVHRMRQRLRELVQAELVQTVTDAESLEAELEALREIVGIPGGSNVAAG; encoded by the coding sequence GTGTCCCGATTCGCAACCACCCACTGGAGCATCATCGTTCATGGACACGACCAGCCTGGGCAATCGCAGGAGGCCCTGGTCGCTATCTGCGAAACCTATCGTCGCCCGGTGCTCAGCTATCTGCGCAGCCGCGGCCACGACACCAGTGACGCCGAGGACCTGACCCAGGAATTCTTCACCCGCCTGATCGAACAGCGCTGGGACCGGCGCGCCGACCCCGGGCGCGGGCGCTTCCGTTCGTTCCTGCTGACCGCGCTCAACCGCTTCCTGAGCAACGAACATGCCGCCCGGGCCGCAGCCTGCCGCGGCGGCGACCTGCGCCAGGTCGAACTCGACGACAACCTCGGCGATCCCTATCCCGGACGTTCCCCCGAACAGGCCTTCAACCATGCCTGGGCCCTGACCGTGCTGCGCAATGCAGGTCATGCACTGGAACGCGAATGCCGCGGTCCCGACAAGGCCGCACTGTACGAAGCGATCAACGGATTCCTGGTCGAGAAGCCCACCGCCGCCGACTACCAGATCGTCGCTCGCCGGCTGGGCATGAAGCCCAACACCGTGGCCGTGCACGTGCACCGGATGCGCCAGCGCCTGCGCGAGCTGGTACAGGCGGAACTGGTGCAGACCGTGACCGACGCCGAAAGCCTGGAGGCTGAACTGGAGGCCCTGCGCGAAATCGTCGGCATCCCTGGCGGATCCAACGTGGCAGCTGGCTGA